The nucleotide window CGACAAAATGATGTAGTGACTGGTGGCGCGAGCGTGTGGCCTGCGGCGCCAGGTGTGCGGCCATGGGCTCCACGCTCTTGCGCGAAAGCGGTGCCATCAGCCCGGTGCAGTACCCGCGCAGCCCGGCCTGCCGGTCTGCATGACCAAGCCCGCCACCCAGGTGCGCGAGGTAGCGCTCAAACTCTTGAAGTTCTTCCATCAAGGCTCACCTCCTGCGCGACGATTCTCGCATAAGGCCTTGATTTTATTAACACAGTAAGACTAGGCGCGGCGCTCCTGGCGCATTCCACGCAGCCCGAAGCCCTGGCAAGCGCGGACCGGAGCAGACAGGTCTTTGATGTGTATCATTTTGTATATTGACCTGTATCCAGCATCTATTCCCCCGGCAGCGCGGAGATGACGTGCAACAACAACAGAGACGAAGGCTTCCGTCATGCGCATGAATGTGCCTGTCACCCAGTGCAACTACGACTATCCGGGCGGCGAACTGCTGGTTTCCAGTACCAACACGCGGGGTGAGATCACCCATTGCAATCCTGCCTTCGTGCGCGTGAGCGGCTATGACTACGGCGAACTGATCGGCCAGCCGCACAACATCATTCGCCATCCCGACATGCCCGCGCTGGCGTTCAAGGACCTGTGGGCCACGGTGGGGCGCGGCAAACCGTGGACCGGCCTGGTGAAGAACCGGCGCAAGAACGGCGACCACTACTGGGTGCGCGCCAACGTCACGCCGATCATGGAAGGTGGCAAGCCCGTGGGCTATCTGTCGGTGCGCACCAAGCCTGCGGCGCAGGAGGCCGCCGCCGCCGAGGCGCTGTACGCGCGCATGCGCGCCGAAGCCGCCCAGGGCCGGACCACGCTGGCCTTGCGCGGCGGCGAGCTGGTGGTGGGCGGCGTGCGCGGCTGGCTGAAGCGCGTGCGCCGCCTCGGCGTTACCGTGCGCATGGCGCTGACGCTGGCGGCCCTCTCCAGCACCGTGCTGCTGGCCGACGTGCTGGCCCTGCAGGGCGCGCAGGCGCTGCTGTGGCGCGTGGCCGCGCTGGCGGGGGTCGGTGCCGGCATGGTCGCCTACTGCCACTTCCAGTTCAGCGCAGCGCTGAGGGAGGCCGAGCGCTTCGCCAGCGACATCGCGGGATGCAACCTGGCCACCACGGCGCGCACCGACTTTCCCAGCACGCTGGGCACCGTGCTGCGGCGCCTGGTGCAGATCCAGGTCAACCTGCGTGCCGTGGTGGGCGACGTGCGGGCCGAGGTGCAGGGCTTTTCCGGCGTCGCCGGGCAGATCGCCCAGGGCAGCACCGAACTGGCGCAGCGCACCGGCGCCCAGGCGGGCAACCTGCTGCAAACCACGCAGGCGATGCGCCAGCTTTCCGACACGGTGGCCGACACCGTGCGCGCCACCGAGGCCATGGAGGCCGAGAGCGCGCGCAGCATGGCCGTGGCGCGGCGCGGCAGCGCGGCGATCGCCGAGGTGGGCGCGTCGATGGAGCACATCCGCCAGTCGTCCGCGCGCATGGGCGAGATCATCAGCACCATCGAGAACATCGCGTTCCAGACCAACATGCTGGCGCTGAACGCCGCCGTCGAAGCCGCGCGCGCTGGCGAGCAGGGCCGGGGCTTTGCCGTGGTGGCGGGCGAGGTGCGCGCACTGGCCCAGCGCAGCGCCATGGCGGCCAAGGAAATCAGCGGCCTGATCGGCCAGTCGGTGGAGGGTATCGCCGAAGGCAACCAGCGCATGGTGCAGGCGGGCGGCACCATCGAGGACATGGTGCGCCTGGCCGAGCAGGTGTCGGGGCAGATGCACACCATCACCGACGCCACGCGCGGCCAGTCCGAGGGCATCACCCAGGTCAACCAGGCCATGCTGCAGCTCGACCAGGTGACCCAGCGCAATGCCGCCCAGGTGGAGGAATCCACGGCGGCCGCGCAGATGCTGCGCGCGGGCGCGCAGTCGCTGGAGCGCAGCGTGGCCGTGTTCAGACTGTGACCACGGAAAAGGCAGCACAGGAGGAATAAACAATGATGTCACCATGGTGATAGTTGTTTTTGTGCGTGCTCGAGAATTGTTTTTGATCAATCTGGCATCCAACGCATGCCCAGGAGGTTGCTGCTTTTTTATACTGAGTTGACATTCAGCAACATTCCGGCCATGCGCACGAACCTCCCCGTTACCCAGCAGGAGTACGACTACCCTGGTGAAGAGCTCCTGATGTCGACCACCGACACCAAGGGCGTCATCACCCACTGCAATGCCGCCTTCATGCGCGTGAGCGGGTTTGAGTTCGACGAACTCATCGGGCAACCCCACAACATCGTGCGCCATCCCGACATGCCGCCCGAGGCCTATAAGGACCTGTGGGCCACCATCGGCCATGGCCGCAGCTGGACGGGCATCGTGAAGAACCGGCGCAAGAATGGCGACCACTACTGGGTGCGCGCCAGCGTCACGCCGCTGGTGGAAAACGGCAAGCCCAAGGGCTATATGTCGGTGCGGGCGAAGCCCACGCGCGCCGAGGTGGCCGCCGCCGAGCAGCTGTACGAGCGCCTGCGCCGTGAGCGCGAGGCCGGCCGCCCGACCATCCGCCTGCATGCCGGGCGCGTGCGACCCATGGGCTGGCGCGACTGGCTGGGGCGCTGGCAGCGCGCCAGCATCACCCAGCGCATGGCCGGGCTGCTGGGCCTGCTGGTGCTGGCGGGGCTGGCGCCGGGCGCCATGGGCTGGACAGGCCCGGCGGTGCTGGCCGGACAGGCCCTGGCACTGGTGCTGCTGGCCGCGTTCATCGTCTGGCGCGTGGATTCCAGCATCACCAAGTCCTTGACCGACGCCAACCTGCTGGCGCGTGACATCGCAGGCTGCAACCTTGTCACCGTGGTCAGCGGCGGGCGCGGCCGTCACCCTATGGTGCTGCTGACGGAGCGGCTGCAGCAGATCCAGATCAACCTGCGCGCCGTGGTGGGCGATGCGCGCGGCGAGATCTCCGGCTTCGGCGAAATCTCCGGCGAGATGCACCGCAGCGCCCAGCACCTGGCCGAGCGCACCGAGTCGCAGGCCGCGAGCCTGGAGGAAACGGCGGCGTCGATGGAGGAACTGTCGGCCACCGTGCGACAGTCCGGCGACACGGCGCAGCAGATCGCCAAGGAGAGCGAGCGCAGCGCCCAACTGGCGCGCGAGGGCGGACAGGCCGTGGCCACGGTCACCCAGGTGATGCAGTCCATCGAGGATTCGTCGCGCCAGATGGGGCAGATCATCTCCACCATCGAGGGCATTGCGTTCCAGACCAACATCCTGGCGCTCAACGCCGCCGTCGAGGCGGCGCGCGCGGGCGAGCAGGGCAAGGGCTTCGCCGTAGTGGCGGGCGAGGTGCGCGCGCTGGCGCAGCGCAGCGCCCAGGCGGCGGGCGAGATCCGCGCGCTCATCGGCACCTCGAACACGCATGTGGCGCATGGCGCGGGCCAGGTGCAGGCCGCGGGCAAGACCATCGCCCAGGTGGTCGATTCGGCCGCCTACGTGAACCAGTTGATGGAACAGATCGGCACCGCCGCGCGCGAGCAGACCATGGGCATCGCCCAGGTCAACACTGCCGTGGTGGAGCTGAACCACGTCACGCAGCAGAACGCCGCGCTGGTGCAGGAGTCGGCCGACGCCGCCAACCACATGAACGCCAACGCCGGCGTGCTCGGGCGCACGCTGGCGGTGTTCCGCCTGCCGGGCGACCGCAGCTGAACGCTGGGCCGCGTTTCAGGCCTGCCTGCAGGCTGCGTCCGCCGCCACCGGGCCCTGTCCCCGCAGTGCGGCCGCCATGCGGGGCAGCATCGGGGCGAGCGCAGCGTCGTCCGGCGCGCAGGCCAGGCCCAGGTGCCGGGCGAAAGGCAGGGCCGCATCCAGCGGGCGCGCGATGCAGCGCGGCGCATGCGCTGCGTGCGACTGCGGCACCACGGCCAGGCCCAGGCCCAGCTCCACCATCTGCAGCAGGGCTTCCTCGCGCGCGGCGCTGGCCCGTACCTCGAAGGTGATGCCCTGTTCGGCCAGCAGCCGGGCGAAGCGCTCGTGCAGCGGGCAGTAGGGGCGCTCGATCAGCGGCAGGCCCTGCAGGTCGGCCAGGGCGAAGCGGGCCTTGAAGCGCAGCGGGTGCCGCTCGGGCACGAGCATCACGTAGGGTTCGCGCGCCACGCTCTCGAACAGGTCGCCTTCGGGCTTGCAGTGGTCGGCCACGAGGCGCAGCCGTGCCTCGCCGGGCGTGGCGGTCAGGCGGATCTGTGCGGCGGGCCAGTGGGCGTCAAGCCAGGAGAGCAGGGGCGCCGCGCTGCGCAGCAGCACGTCGTCGGGCAGGTGGATGCCCAGCACCTCGCGCGGCGCCTCGCGGAAGTCGCGCACCATCGCCCCGGCCTGCGCCAGCAGGCTGCACGCGCGCGGGTAGAGCCGCTCGCCCGCGGGCGTGGGGGCCAGGCCCGCGCGGCTGCGCTCGAACAGCAGAGTGCCCAGCACGTCCTCCAGCCCCTTGATGGCCATGCTGATCGAAGGCTGCGCCACGTGGCAGCGGCGCGCGGCGGCGGTGACGCCGCCTTCCTCGTAGGCAGCGACGAAGTAGCCCAGGGCGCGCAGGTCGAACAGCATGGCGTGGCGGTGCTCAGGCGCCCGTGGGCGCGATGGTGGTGACGGTCTCGCGGAAGTAGTCGAGCCGGCCCTGGACGGAGTGGCTCACGATCCAGGTCAGGCTCTCCACCTCGCGCTGCTGTACGGCGTAGAAGAAACGCTGGTGGAAGCGCGTGAGTACCCAGTCGTTGCCCAGCGTCTGGCTCTCGGTCTCCACGATGCGCGTGCCGCGCGGAAAGACCTCCACCGCCAGGCGCTGCAGCACGGCCAGCAGGCCGGCTTTATCGCGCGCCTGCTGCCAAGACACGTCGGCCGTGTCGCGGTAGTGGTCGATGCGGAAATCCACGGCATCGTCGATGTGGGCGAGCAATTCCGGCACGTTGCCTGCGGCGAAGGCGGCCAGCACGTGGTCGATGGGGTGGCGGGTGGTTGCGGTGGCGGTCATGGACGGGCTCCTGGGTGAAGAAAGAAGCCGCGACTGTAGAAAGCCGTTATCCATCCGTAAATTATTTTATTTATTGCGCCAAAGGATAAAAAAACGATGGATGGCGGGTCATTGCCGTGCCGTGCGCACGTTGCGCGGCAACTGCTGCGGATGGCTGGTGCGCAGCGGGTTGATGTCCAGCCCGCCGCGGCGCGTGTAGCGCGCGTACACCGTCAGCTTGAGCGGGCGGCAGCGCGCGGTGATGTCCATGAACATGCGCTCCACGCACTGTTCGTGGAATTCGTTGTGGTTGCGAAAGCTCACGATGTACCGCAGCAGGCCGGCCTGGTCGATCTGCGGGCCGCTGTAGCCGATCTGCACGCTGCCCCAGTCGGGCTGGCCGGTCACCAGGCAGTTGCTCTTGAGCAGGCGGCTGGTCAGCGTCTCGGTCACCGGGGCGGCGCCGAACGCGGCGGTGAGCAGCGCGGGCTCCGGCTGGTAGTGCGTGCACTCCACGTCCAGCCGGTCGAGGTCCAGGCCGCTGAGCTCGTGCACGGGTTCCTGGTCGAACTGCTCCGGCCCGGCCAGGCGCACGCCCACGGTGCCGGGGCTGGCCGCGCCGCGCCAGGCGGCTTCGCTCAGGTCGGCGCGCAGGCGCTCGCGCACGGCGTCACTGCTGGCGAAGCGCGTGCCGTTGAAGCTGTTGAGGTACAGCTTGAACGACTTGCTCTCGATGATGTTCGGCGTTTCGCACGGCACGGTGATGTGCGCCAGCGCCACCTGCGGCTTGCCGCGCGTGTTCAGCCACGACAGCTCGAATGCCGTCCACAGGTCGGCACCGAAGAACGGCTGCGGGCCGGTGATGCCGATCTCGGCGCGCTTTGGCGCGCGCGCGATGGGGAACAGCAGGGCGGGGTCGTACTGGTCGGCGTAGGCCGAGGCTTTGCCCAGGGGGGATTGCGCTGGATGGTTCATGGTGTGCTACTGAAGGTATAGCTGCTCGCGCTTTCTGGTAAAGCGCTGGAGCCGTTTTTTGCCTGAAATCTCAAGGCCTCAGAGGCGCAGCACGCTGCGGTAGAAAAAGATGCAGAGGCCGCCAAAATACAGCAGCCCCAGCCACATCGCGGGGGCAAACCCTTCGCCCACGAGGGCCAGGGGCGCGTCCTGGCCGCTGAAGCCGATCAAGGCCGCCAGCAGCAGGCCCATGAGGCTCTCTCCCACGATCAGGCCCGAGGCCAGCAGCAGGCCGCGTTCTTCCGCCGCGGCGGCCCAGTCCGCCCCCAGGCGTGCCCCGGCGCTGCGCAGGCCGCGCTGCAGGCTCCAGCCCAGCGCGGCGCCCACGGCCAGCGTCAGGCCGATGGTGGGCGGCAGGTAGATGCCCAGGCCCACCGCCAGCGGCGGCAGCGCCCCGCGCCCGGTACGGCGCAAGGCCACGTCGGCGACGATGACGCCAACGCCCAGCAGCACGCCCAGCCCCAGCATCGTCCACTCCAGCGCGCCGCTGAAGATGCCGCTGGCGATCTGCTGCATCAGCGTGGCCTGCGGGGCGGCCAGGGCCTGCGCCGGGTCCATGCCCGGGCGCGGCAGGGCGCCGGCAAAGCCGTAGGCGTGGTAGAGCAGGTCGAGCACGGGCGGAATCACCACGGCACCCACCAGGCAGCCGATGATGAGCACCACCTGCTGGCGCCAGGGCGTGGCGCCCACCAGGTAGCCGGTCTTGAGGTCCTGCAGGTTGTCGTTGGAGATGGCGGCCATGGCCAGGATCACCGACACCATGAACAGCACCAGCGCCACGCCCAACTGGCCCGAGACGCTGGCCGCGAACGCCGGCACCAGCGTGTGCAGCGCCAGCAGTGCCAGGCCCATGAGAATGGTGGCGATGATGCCGATGCCCGAGATGGGGCTGGCCGATGACCCCACCAGCCCGGCCATGTAGCCGCAGGCCGCTGCCACCAGAAAGCCGAACACCGCCGCGAACAGCACGCACAGGGCCGTGAGGGCGTAGCGCGTGGCGGGCGGCATGCCCGGCAGGTATTCGGCGATGAAGCCCTGGGTGACCAGGAACAGCACCGCCAGCGCGGCTGCGCCGATGGCCAGCATCCAGTGCCGGGGCATGTCCTGGTCGGTGGCGGGCGGTGCCGCGCCGTCGCCCTGGGGCCGGGCGCCCTGCTGGCGGATGGCCTGCAGGATGGGCCGGACCAGCGTGGCCACGGTCCACAGCGCCGAAATGCCGATGACCCCAGCGCCGAGAAAGCGCACCTTGCCCGCCCACAGCGCGGTGGCCAGCGCGGGCAGCGCCTGCCCGTGATCCGCGGGGGCCAGGGCGGTGAGCCACGGCACGGCCACGCCCCAGCACAGCACCAGCCCCAGCAGCACCGCCACGCCGGCCGCGGCGCCCATCAGGTAGCCGGCGGCCAGCAGCGCCGGAGAAAACCCGGCCGCCACCCGGAACACCACGCCACCCGCGGGAATCCACAGGTTCACCGCATCGCCGAGCAGGCGCAGGCCGCCGCTCAGGAAGCCGAACAGCGCGGCCAGCCCGGTGCCCCAGCCCAGCTGGCGCAGGCCCGCGCCATGCCCCTTGCCCTGGCCCTTGTGGCGCTGGGCCTCGCCCACGCGCAGCACTTCGGCGGCGGCCACGCCCTCGGGGTAGGGCAGGCCGGACTGGACCACCATCACGCGCCGCAGCGGCACGGTGTAGAGCACGCCCAGGGTGCCGCCGGCGGCGCAGACCAGCGCCGTCTGCCAGAACGGAAAGCCGTTCCACAGCCCGAGCATCAGCAAGGCCGGCAGCACGAAAATCACCGACGACAGCGTGCCGGCGGCCGAGGCCTGGGTCTGCACCAGGTTGTTTTCCAGGATGTTGGAGTCGCGCAGGCGGTACAGCAGCGCCATCGAAATCACGGCCGCGGGAATGGCCGAGGCGAAGGTCAGCCCGACCTTCAGGCCGAGGTAGACGTTGGCCGCCGTGAAGGCCAGCGTGATGAGTGCGCCAAGGAAGACACCGCGTACGGTGAACTCGCGCACGGCGGCGGGGTGTGGTGCCATGGGGGCTCGCTTTGCTGGGGGTTCAGTGGAACGCGCGCTCGCGCAGCCATTTGGTGGCGATCCACTTCTCGCCCGCCAGCACGGGCGCGCCGGCGTGCAGGGTCTGGGTGCCCGGATCGGGGCGCGCGTAGCTGAAGAACACCGCGTGGCCCGGGTGCGGCGTCACTTCCAGGCCCGCGTCGGGGAAGGTGGTGGCGCCGCCCTGGGCCGGGGCGTTCAGGTACAGCACCAGCGTGGCCACGCGCTGGCCGCCCCGGCGCACCAGCGTGGCGGTGCCGCGCTGGGCGGGGTCGAAGTAGTCGTAGTGCGGCTTGTACTCGGCGCCCGGGCCGTAGCGCAGCACCTGCAGGCCCTCGCCGTTTTCCACCGGCCAGTTCACCAGGCGGGCGATGCGCGCCTCGATGCGCTGGACCAGCGCCGTCTCGCCGCGCTGGAAGAACATGCCTTCGCTGGTGCGGTCCTCGTTGACTTCCTCCCCGCCGGTGGCTGTGGCCACGGTGAGCGAGCGCGCCATGCGCGGGCGCGCGGCGTCGATCAGCGCGGTGCACTCCTCGGGCGAGAGCAGGTTGCCCAGCAGCACCACGCGCGGGTGCGCCAGGGCCATGAGCACGTCGACCGTGCGGTCGCCCGCGTCGATGCGCGCCGGTGCGCCTTGCAGCGCGGGCTCGGGCAGGGCCGTGGCGGGCCCTGGCCCTGGTGGTGCGGTGCTGGCGTGCAGCGTCTCTTCGGCGGCCTGGCGGGCCACCTCGGCGTCCCAGCCGGCCTGGCACATGGCATCGACCAGGGCGGGCAGGTCCAGCCCCTCGGCGGCCCGCTCGATGATCCAGGCGCGCAGCGCCGGGGTGACGGGCTGGCGGGCGCTCATGGCTGCGCCGCGCGGCGGAACACCAGGCGCTCGGGGGCCGACGCGGCGGGGTGGAAGGCGTAGCCCTCCAGGTCGAAGCCTTCGAGCTGGCGCGGCGTGCTGGCGCGCTGCTGGATGGCCCAGCGCGCCATCAGGCCGCGCGCGCGCTTGGCGTAGAAGCTGATGATCTTGTACTGGCCGCCCTTGCAGTCCTCGAACACGCACTCGACCACGCGCGCGCCGAGCGCCTTGCGGTCCACGGCCTTGAAGTATTCCTGCGACGCCAGGTTCACCACCACCGGGTCGGCCTCGTCCGCCAGCTGGCGGTCCAGGTGCTCGGCGATGCGCCGGCCCCAGAACTGGTACAGGTTGGCGCCAGCGTCGGTGGCCAGGCGCGTGCCCATTTCCAGGCGGTAGGGCTGCATCAGGTCGAGCGGGCGCAACACGCCGTAGAGCCCGCTGAGGATGGCGAGGTGCCGCTGCGCCCAGTCCAGGTCCGGCAGCGAGAGCGTGGCGGCCTGCAGGCCCTCGTACACGTCGCCGTTGAAGGCCATGACGGCCTGGCGCGCGTTCTCCGGCGTGAAGCGGGGCGACCAGGCGCCGTAGCGCGCCACGTTGAGCGCCGCCAGCGCGTCGCTGATGGACATGAGCGAGGCGATGTCCTGGGGCGCGCGGGTGCGCAGCACCGCGATCAGGCGGGCGGCGTCCGGGATGAACTGGGGTAGGGTGTGCGGCAGCCCGGCAGGAAGCGGGCTGTCGTAGTCCAGCGATTTGGCGGGGGAGAGCAGAAACAGCATCGGGCTGGGACTCCTGAGTTTCTAGCCAAATAAGGCTCCAGGCCTTGCTGGCAAAGCGCTGGCAGCTATGGTTTTTGAATCTCGGCCCCGGGGACCCGGCCCGGGGCGCTGGTAGGTCAGTTTTCCATGGCCCATGGAACTGGCGCGGCCCATGCGCGGGCAGCCGAGCAAGGGCCGCCCCGCAGCGAGGGCTGCGTCCCCCTGCCCGCATGGCGCAGCCATGCGAGAGCGGGGGGAAGCGGCGCAGCCGCTCAGGGGGAGCTTCACTTCAACCGCGCTGTGCCTGCTCGAACGGCAGTTGCAGGTCGCGCAGGTCGCGGCGGGTTTCCACCAGGACCAGGGGGCCTTCGTCGAGCACCACGGCCGCGGGCCGTTCGCGCGGCACGTGGACCGGGCTGGGCTCGGCGGCAATCGCGGCCTGCACCGCGGCCACCTTGTCGGCGTCCGAGTTCACCCACTGCAGGCCGGATGCCGTGGCGATCTGCTCCAGCGCGCTGGTGGGCAGCGTGAAGGATTGCACCTTGGGCATGCTGCCCGCTGCGGAGGCGGTGGGGGCCGGGGCGGCTGCGGCTGCCTCGGGCGCTTGCGCTGCGGCCACGGAGGCTACGGCGGGCGCTGCCTCGGCTTCGGCTGCCGGCGCGGGGGCCTCCTCGGCCATTTGCGCGGCCGCCACCGGGGCTGCGGGGGCCGCCGTCACGGGGGCCACCGGGGCGGGCGCTTCGACCGGCTCGGCCGCTGCTTCGGGGGCAGCGGCCGTGGCGGCTGGCGCGGCGGTGAAGTAGCTGCGGCGCGGCGCTTCGTCGGCGCTGGCGTCTTCCGCCGGGGCCGGGGCGGGTGCCGCTTCCGCAGCGCCTTCCTCACGGGCGGGGCGTTCGCCTTGCTCGCCACGGTTGCGGCGGTCGCGGCCATAGCGGTCGCGCGAACGGCGCTCGCGGCGCTGTTCCTCGCTGGCCGGTGCGGCGGCTTCCGGCGCGGCCGTGTCGTTGCCCGTCAGGTCCAGGTCGGGCAGGGCGGACAGCGGCGCGGTGTCGGCAAAGTCGGCCACCGGCAGGGGCGTGGCCGTGCCCTCGGTGCGCGGGGCGCGCTCGCGGCGGCCGCCTTCGCTGCGTTCCGTGCGCTCGCCGCGCTCGGTGCGTTCACCACGGCGGCCGTTGCCGTCGCCGCGCTCGCGGCGCTCGCCATTGCGCGGCGCGCGCTCGCCACGGGCTTCCTGGGGCGCGCCTTCGCTGGCCGGGGCGGTGCCTTCGGCGTCCACCGCCGGGCGCGCGTCGGCATCACGGCGTGCGCGCTGGTCGCGCGGGGCATTGCCATTGCGTTCGCCTTGGCGCAGCTCGCCGTTGCGCTCGCCGCGGCGGCCGTTGCGGGCTTCCGGGCTGCCGCCCTGGGCCTCGCCGCGCGCTGCGCCGCGTTCGCCATTGCGGCGGTTGCGGCCGTCGCCACGGCCTTCACCACGCCCTTCGCGGCGGGCGCCGGCTGCGGCGTCCGTGGCAGGGGCCGCGGCGGGCGTGGCCACGGGCGCGGGCGCAGGGGCCGTGCCAAAGCCGAACAGGCTCTTGAGCCAGGCGAAGAAGCCTTGCTCCTGCTGGGCCGGCGCACGCGGCGCGGCCGCCGGGGCCGGGCTGGGGGCTGGCGCTGCGGCATCGGGGCGCTGGCCATTGCGCGGCGGGCGCTGGGCGCCTTCGGGGCGCGGCTCGGTCACGGGGGCCGGGGCATCGGGCAGCACGCCCTTGATGACCGGCGTCTGCTTGTTCGTCGGCTCCTGCGAGCGGCGCGTGACCTGGGTGCGCTCTTCCTGCTCGTCGGCGAGCTTGTAGCTGGCCTCGATGTGGTCCAGGCGCGGGTCGTCGTGCTTGAGGCGCTCCAGCTTGTAGTGCGGCGTCTCCATCGACTTGTTGGGCACCATGAGCACGGAAACGCGCTGCTTGAGCTCGATCTTGGCGATCTCGGTGCGCTTTTCGTTGAGCAGGAAGGAGGCGACCTCCACCGGCACCTGCACGTGCACGGCTGCGGTGTTGTCCTTCATCGACTCCTCTTGGATGATGCGCAGGATCTGCAGTGCCGAGGACTCGGTGTCGCGGATGTGGCCGGAGCCGCCGCAGCGCGGGCAGTTGATGTGCGCGCCTTCGGAGAGGGCGGGCTTGAGGCGCTGGCGGCTCATTTCCATCAGGCCGAACTTGCTGATGGTGCCGAACTGCACGCGCGCGCGGTCCTGGCGCAGCGCGTCGCGCAGGCGGTTCTCGACCTCGCGGCGGTTCTTGCTCTCCTCCATGTCGATGAAGTCGATCACGATCAGGCCGCCCAGGTCGCGCAGGCGCATCTGGCGCGCCACTTCGTCGGCGGCTTCGAGGTTGGTGCGCGTGGCGGTTTCCTCGATGTCGCCGCCCTTGATGGCGCGGGCCGAGTTCACGTCCACGCTGACCAGCGCCTCGGTGTGGTCGATCACGATGGCGCCGCCCGAGGGCAGGGTGACGGTGCGCGAGTAGGCCGACTCGATCTGGTGCTCGATCTGGAAGCGGCTGAACAGCGGCGCGTCGTCGCGGTAGCGCTTCACGCGGGCCGCGTGCTCGGGCATCACGTGCGACATGAACTGCTGTGCCTGTTCGTAGATGTCGTCCGTGTCGATCAGGATGTCGCCGATGTCGCTGTTGAAGTAGTCGCGGATGGCGCGGATCACCAGGCTCGACTCCTGGTAGATCAGGAACGCGCCCTTGCCCGCCTTGGCGGCGCCGTCGATGGCGGTCCAGAGCTTGAGCAGGTAGTTCAGGTCCCACTGCAGCTCGGGCGCGGTGCGGCCGATGCCTGCGGTGCGCGCGATGATGCTCATGCCCTTGGGGTATTCGAGCTGGTCCATCGCCTCTTTCAGCTCGGCGCGGTCCTCGCCCTCGATGCGGCGCGAGACGCCGCCGCCGCGCGGGTTGTTGGGCATCAGCACCACGTAGCGGCCGGCCAGGGAGATGAACGTCGTCAGGGCCGCGCCCTTGTTGCCGCGCTCTTCCTTCTCGACCTGCACCAGCAGTTCCTGGCCCTCGCGGATCACCTCGTTGATGCGCGCCTGGCTGGGCGAGACGCCCTCGGCGAAGTACTGCTTGGAGATTTCCTTGAACGGCAGGAAACCGTGGCGGTCCTCGCCGTAATCGACGAAGCAGGCTTCGAGCGACGGCTCGACGCGCGTGACCACGGCCTTGTAGATGTTGCCCTTGCGCTGTTCGCGCCCTTCGATCTCGATCTCGTAGTCCAGCAGCTTCTGGCCGTCCACGATGGCCAGGCGCCGTTCCTCGGGCTGCGTGGCGTTGATGAGCATCCGCTTCATGATGCGATTCCTTTGTTCGTTTTGAG belongs to Acidovorax sp. YS12 and includes:
- the yaaA gene encoding peroxide stress protein YaaA, with amino-acid sequence MLFLLSPAKSLDYDSPLPAGLPHTLPQFIPDAARLIAVLRTRAPQDIASLMSISDALAALNVARYGAWSPRFTPENARQAVMAFNGDVYEGLQAATLSLPDLDWAQRHLAILSGLYGVLRPLDLMQPYRLEMGTRLATDAGANLYQFWGRRIAEHLDRQLADEADPVVVNLASQEYFKAVDRKALGARVVECVFEDCKGGQYKIISFYAKRARGLMARWAIQQRASTPRQLEGFDLEGYAFHPAASAPERLVFRRAAQP
- a CDS encoding Rne/Rng family ribonuclease, with protein sequence MKRMLINATQPEERRLAIVDGQKLLDYEIEIEGREQRKGNIYKAVVTRVEPSLEACFVDYGEDRHGFLPFKEISKQYFAEGVSPSQARINEVIREGQELLVQVEKEERGNKGAALTTFISLAGRYVVLMPNNPRGGGVSRRIEGEDRAELKEAMDQLEYPKGMSIIARTAGIGRTAPELQWDLNYLLKLWTAIDGAAKAGKGAFLIYQESSLVIRAIRDYFNSDIGDILIDTDDIYEQAQQFMSHVMPEHAARVKRYRDDAPLFSRFQIEHQIESAYSRTVTLPSGGAIVIDHTEALVSVDVNSARAIKGGDIEETATRTNLEAADEVARQMRLRDLGGLIVIDFIDMEESKNRREVENRLRDALRQDRARVQFGTISKFGLMEMSRQRLKPALSEGAHINCPRCGGSGHIRDTESSALQILRIIQEESMKDNTAAVHVQVPVEVASFLLNEKRTEIAKIELKQRVSVLMVPNKSMETPHYKLERLKHDDPRLDHIEASYKLADEQEERTQVTRRSQEPTNKQTPVIKGVLPDAPAPVTEPRPEGAQRPPRNGQRPDAAAPAPSPAPAAAPRAPAQQEQGFFAWLKSLFGFGTAPAPAPVATPAAAPATDAAAGARREGRGEGRGDGRNRRNGERGAARGEAQGGSPEARNGRRGERNGELRQGERNGNAPRDQRARRDADARPAVDAEGTAPASEGAPQEARGERAPRNGERRERGDGNGRRGERTERGERTERSEGGRRERAPRTEGTATPLPVADFADTAPLSALPDLDLTGNDTAAPEAAAPASEEQRRERRSRDRYGRDRRNRGEQGERPAREEGAAEAAPAPAPAEDASADEAPRRSYFTAAPAATAAAPEAAAEPVEAPAPVAPVTAAPAAPVAAAQMAEEAPAPAAEAEAAPAVASVAAAQAPEAAAAAPAPTASAAGSMPKVQSFTLPTSALEQIATASGLQWVNSDADKVAAVQAAIAAEPSPVHVPRERPAAVVLDEGPLVLVETRRDLRDLQLPFEQAQRG